Proteins co-encoded in one Dyella japonica A8 genomic window:
- a CDS encoding MerR family transcriptional regulator, translated as MELTVGELARRSGLTVRTLHHYDAIGLLVPSLRSAAGYRLYDRANIERLHRIQALRQLGLSLADIGEALSGPELPLAELIDRQLVQLDREMARAERLRGKLIQLRAQLATGQPPDLAEWLDTLELMTMYENYFSAEEIKQLPLLHDADTRAEWGAMVSAVQAALDRGVSPEAPEAQILALRWMRTLYRDTGGNPDFLVRLNNMHDNEPGSWDAMGVTQAVRGFVEQAFVEGRLAIYQRYLKPDEFAFMRQHYGATFNAWPPLLVALRKAMADGVRPDQPQARALGERWGMLFRSYAGDDPGTHERIREAHAKEPDLTDSSWADEALIAYVRSILAALQATPRTH; from the coding sequence ATGGAACTGACGGTTGGCGAACTTGCCCGGCGCAGCGGACTCACCGTCCGCACGCTCCACCACTACGACGCCATCGGCCTGCTGGTGCCTTCGTTGCGCTCCGCTGCCGGCTACCGGCTGTACGACCGGGCCAATATCGAGCGCCTGCATCGTATCCAGGCCCTGCGCCAGCTGGGCCTGTCGCTGGCCGACATCGGAGAAGCCCTGTCCGGGCCGGAGTTGCCGCTGGCCGAACTGATCGACCGCCAGCTGGTGCAGCTCGATCGCGAAATGGCGCGCGCCGAGCGGCTACGCGGCAAGCTCATCCAGCTGCGTGCGCAGCTGGCGACCGGACAGCCCCCTGATCTGGCCGAATGGCTGGACACCCTGGAGCTGATGACCATGTACGAGAACTACTTTTCCGCCGAAGAAATCAAGCAACTGCCGCTGCTGCATGACGCCGACACCCGCGCCGAATGGGGTGCCATGGTCAGCGCCGTGCAAGCCGCGCTGGATCGTGGCGTTTCGCCGGAGGCACCCGAGGCGCAGATCCTGGCGCTGCGCTGGATGCGCACGCTGTACCGCGACACCGGAGGCAACCCGGATTTTCTGGTGCGCCTCAACAACATGCATGACAACGAGCCGGGTTCCTGGGATGCCATGGGTGTCACCCAAGCCGTGCGGGGTTTCGTCGAACAGGCCTTCGTGGAGGGCCGGCTGGCGATTTACCAGCGTTACCTGAAGCCCGATGAATTCGCTTTCATGCGCCAGCACTACGGCGCGACGTTCAACGCATGGCCGCCCCTGCTGGTGGCCTTGCGCAAGGCCATGGCCGATGGCGTGCGACCGGACCAACCGCAGGCCCGCGCACTCGGCGAACGCTGGGGCATGCTGTTCCGCAGCTACGCGGGCGACGACCCAGGCACGCACGAACGTATCCGCGAGGCGCATGCGAAAGAGCCCGACCTCACCGACAGCTCATGGGCGGATGAGGCCCTGATCGCTTACGTCAGGAGCATCCTCGCCGCGTTGCAGGCCACGCCGCGCACGCATTGA
- a CDS encoding GlsB/YeaQ/YmgE family stress response membrane protein — MHWLWVIIVGLVVGIIAKAVTPGKEAMGWIITAILGIAGSFISTFVGEKLGWWPEAGFMHFIGSIIGAVVLLVIYHALFRRDAAS; from the coding sequence ATGCATTGGTTATGGGTAATCATTGTCGGTCTGGTCGTAGGCATCATCGCCAAGGCGGTCACCCCGGGCAAAGAAGCCATGGGGTGGATCATCACCGCCATCCTCGGCATTGCCGGTTCGTTCATTTCCACCTTCGTCGGCGAAAAGCTGGGATGGTGGCCGGAAGCCGGTTTCATGCACTTCATCGGCTCGATCATCGGCGCGGTCGTGCTGCTGGTGATCTATCACGCACTGTTCCGGCGCGACGCCGCATCCTGA
- a CDS encoding 3-hydroxybutyrate oligomer hydrolase family protein has protein sequence MTKRLSRWTLLIVPLLASCVAPGATKESRMQTPDFVRGEVRVTEHQQGDDLLSAGLGLAGLAGAPSPIAHPQQPTPAELRRRAIQASWKGIADLGPLGGYGSVYGAVPDVPGREYQAFAWIPGAHAPHRVLLQAPDHFDRSRRCLVVTASSGSRGIYGAISLAGAWGLPRGCAVAYTDKGTGGGYFDPADDTGVALDGTRARRGSATLEFEPPKASAQGGIGIKHLHSGDNPEADWGRHVLQAAQFGLAMLDRAFPDQAPFTAQNTRIIATGLSNGGGAVLQAAGLDDGHLLAGVVALEPSVRVPGEGRALFDYASDASIWLPCALADARFDGTPMARTPKGEVPPAWAQRCHQLHEHRLVSAAHVAGQAAQAYEHLRAGGWTDDAMATAASTTALDVWRVVTAGYASAYMRRGPDDMPCGFHYGGLGAHGAPGPVDAATRASWWADASGIPPGNGVGLFGGSDHTADPTLPGALCLRALWEDTDASTQPLRDGVAATTVKMPRPSLPLWVVHGASDGLLPTSFTSEPYVAWLRAGGGHPLYWKVPYAQHFDAFLAIPGFGDRHVPLLPYGYAALDRLWAHIYEGAPWPALVPTPSPKPRGAEALTRDALDLPAAWTPGPG, from the coding sequence ATGACCAAACGCCTTTCCCGATGGACCTTGCTGATCGTGCCGCTGCTGGCGTCGTGCGTGGCCCCGGGGGCAACCAAGGAGTCCCGCATGCAGACCCCTGACTTTGTGCGCGGCGAGGTGCGTGTCACCGAGCACCAGCAGGGTGATGACCTGCTCAGCGCAGGGCTGGGGCTGGCGGGCCTGGCGGGCGCGCCGTCGCCGATCGCGCATCCACAGCAACCGACGCCCGCTGAATTGCGGCGGCGGGCGATTCAGGCGAGCTGGAAAGGTATCGCCGACCTTGGGCCGCTGGGTGGTTACGGGAGCGTGTATGGCGCCGTGCCGGATGTTCCGGGACGCGAGTACCAGGCATTTGCCTGGATTCCCGGCGCGCATGCGCCGCACCGCGTGCTGCTGCAGGCGCCGGACCACTTCGATCGTTCGCGCCGCTGCCTGGTAGTGACGGCATCGTCGGGTTCGCGCGGCATCTATGGCGCCATCTCACTGGCGGGTGCGTGGGGTTTGCCACGCGGTTGCGCCGTGGCCTATACGGACAAGGGCACGGGCGGCGGTTACTTCGACCCGGCAGACGATACCGGCGTCGCGCTCGATGGCACGCGCGCCCGGCGCGGCAGTGCAACGCTGGAGTTCGAACCGCCCAAGGCATCCGCCCAGGGCGGCATCGGCATCAAACACCTGCATTCCGGGGACAACCCCGAGGCCGACTGGGGCCGGCACGTGCTGCAGGCGGCGCAGTTCGGGCTGGCCATGCTCGACCGCGCGTTTCCCGACCAGGCACCTTTCACTGCACAGAACACGCGCATCATCGCCACGGGCCTGTCCAACGGCGGTGGGGCGGTGCTGCAGGCGGCAGGGCTGGATGACGGGCATCTGCTCGCCGGCGTGGTGGCGCTGGAGCCCAGCGTGCGGGTGCCGGGAGAAGGGCGTGCGTTGTTCGATTACGCCAGCGACGCATCGATCTGGCTGCCGTGCGCGCTCGCCGATGCGCGGTTCGACGGCACGCCGATGGCGCGCACGCCAAAGGGCGAGGTGCCACCCGCATGGGCGCAGCGGTGTCATCAATTGCACGAGCACCGTCTGGTAAGTGCCGCGCATGTGGCCGGGCAGGCGGCGCAGGCCTATGAGCACTTGCGGGCTGGCGGCTGGACGGACGACGCCATGGCCACGGCGGCCTCCACCACGGCACTGGATGTGTGGCGCGTGGTCACGGCGGGGTATGCCTCTGCCTATATGCGCCGTGGCCCGGACGATATGCCTTGCGGCTTCCACTACGGTGGGCTAGGCGCCCATGGCGCGCCGGGGCCGGTGGATGCCGCCACCCGGGCGAGCTGGTGGGCCGATGCGTCCGGCATTCCGCCAGGTAATGGCGTGGGCTTGTTCGGTGGTAGCGATCACACGGCCGATCCGACGCTGCCGGGCGCGCTTTGCCTGCGTGCGCTGTGGGAGGACACCGACGCCAGCACTCAGCCCCTGCGCGACGGCGTGGCGGCAACCACGGTGAAGATGCCGCGCCCCAGCCTTCCGCTGTGGGTGGTGCATGGCGCCAGCGACGGTTTGCTGCCCACCTCGTTCACGTCCGAGCCGTACGTGGCCTGGCTGCGGGCCGGCGGCGGCCACCCGCTGTACTGGAAGGTGCCGTATGCCCAGCATTTCGACGCCTTCCTGGCCATCCCCGGCTTCGGTGACCGGCACGTACCGTTGCTGCCCTATGGTTATGCGGCGCTGGATCGGCTGTGGGCACATATATATGAGGGCGCCCCGTGGCCAGCCCTGGTGCCGACACCTTCACCGAAGCCACGGGGGGCGGAAGCCCTGACGCGGGATGCACTGGACCTGCCGGCCGCCTGGACACCAGGCCCGGGCTGA
- a CDS encoding response regulator: MTTLLIADDHPLFRAALRQAARESVDGCHVIEAADLHGVLDALAGDPDIDLVLLDLHMPGSQGLSGLATLRGQFPSVAVLVVSAHDEARTVRRVLDHGASGFIPKSASPTEIAEAIRSVLDCGRWLPPALAQAVAALPADPADVDLASRLARLTEQQYRVLALLGEGLLNKQIADRLTIQERTVKAHVTAIFEKLGVRNRTQAGVLLRSLDLADSARV; the protein is encoded by the coding sequence ATGACCACCCTGCTGATCGCCGACGACCACCCGCTGTTCCGCGCTGCATTGCGGCAAGCCGCGCGAGAAAGTGTGGATGGTTGCCACGTGATCGAAGCTGCCGATCTGCATGGGGTGCTCGATGCCCTCGCCGGCGATCCGGATATCGACCTCGTGCTACTGGACCTGCATATGCCCGGAAGTCAGGGGCTCTCTGGCCTGGCCACGCTGCGCGGCCAATTTCCCAGCGTCGCGGTGCTCGTGGTGTCGGCGCACGACGAGGCACGCACCGTGCGCCGCGTGCTGGATCACGGCGCATCGGGTTTCATTCCCAAAAGCGCCAGCCCCACCGAGATTGCCGAAGCCATTCGCAGCGTGCTGGACTGCGGGCGCTGGCTGCCGCCGGCACTCGCCCAGGCCGTGGCGGCGCTACCGGCCGATCCAGCCGACGTCGACCTCGCCTCGCGCCTCGCCCGCCTCACCGAACAGCAATATCGCGTGCTCGCCTTGCTGGGCGAAGGACTGCTCAACAAGCAGATTGCCGACCGGCTGACGATTCAGGAGCGGACGGTGAAAGCGCATGTCACCGCCATCTTCGAGAAGCTGGGCGTGCGCAACCGCACGCAGGCGGGCGTGCTGCTGCGTTCGCTGGACCTCGCCGATTCGGCGCGGGTCTGA
- the prpE gene encoding propionate--CoA ligase, with the protein MRYEEFYQRSIEQPEAFWAEQAQRIHWHTPPERILDVSNPPFRRWFVGGTTNLCYNAIDRHLDARGGQLALVAISSETGITRELTYRDLYREVNTFAAVLASLGVGKGDRVVIYLPNIAEAVFAMLACARIGAIHSVVFGGFAAHNLALRIDDAQPKLLIAADAGMRGGKVIPYKPLVDAALEEAKHPPSQVLMVDRGLDPQMTRVAGRDLDYNSLRASYEGAEVPVVWLESNEPSYLLYTSGTTGKPKGIQRDVGGYAVAMAMSIATIFDVAPGQVMFSTSDVGWAVGHSYNVYGPLIGGATSLLYEGLPTHPGPGIWWQLCERYGVRTMFSSPTGIRVLKKQDAGWLKKYDLSRLKWLFLAGEPLDEPTAHWITDGLGVPVIDNYWQTETGWPAITLMPGLDLKPVKFGSPGLPAPGYRMKVIDEVTGEELPPHEKGVLVFVPPLPPGCLTTVWGDDERYVTSYFSHFNELLYSSLDWAIRDENGYTNILGRTDDVINVAGHRLGTREIEESVATHPACAEAAVVGMQDELKGQVPVVFATLRQGVTEDPANVAKAMQQRVSDQLGKVAKPARVYVVNALPKTRSGKLLRRSLQALVQHADPGDLSTLDDPGALDEVRRALERGPEQGE; encoded by the coding sequence ATGCGCTACGAGGAGTTCTATCAACGCTCGATAGAGCAGCCGGAAGCCTTCTGGGCCGAGCAGGCGCAACGCATCCACTGGCATACGCCGCCCGAACGCATCCTCGACGTATCCAACCCGCCGTTCCGCCGCTGGTTCGTCGGTGGTACCACCAACCTCTGCTACAACGCCATCGACCGGCACCTGGATGCGCGTGGCGGCCAGCTGGCGCTAGTGGCGATTTCCAGCGAGACCGGCATTACGCGTGAACTGACCTACCGCGATCTTTATCGCGAGGTGAATACGTTCGCGGCGGTGCTTGCTTCGCTGGGCGTGGGCAAGGGTGACCGTGTGGTGATCTACCTGCCCAACATCGCCGAGGCCGTGTTCGCGATGCTTGCCTGCGCGCGCATCGGGGCCATTCATTCGGTGGTGTTCGGCGGTTTCGCGGCGCACAACCTGGCATTGCGCATCGACGACGCGCAACCGAAGCTGTTGATCGCGGCCGATGCCGGCATGCGCGGTGGCAAAGTCATTCCCTACAAGCCGCTGGTGGACGCGGCACTGGAAGAGGCGAAGCACCCGCCATCGCAGGTGCTCATGGTCGACCGCGGGCTCGATCCCCAGATGACGCGCGTTGCGGGCCGCGACCTCGACTACAACAGTTTGCGCGCCTCCTACGAAGGTGCCGAAGTGCCGGTGGTGTGGCTGGAGTCGAATGAACCCAGCTACCTGCTCTACACCTCGGGCACCACAGGCAAGCCCAAGGGCATCCAGCGCGACGTCGGTGGCTACGCCGTTGCCATGGCGATGTCGATCGCGACGATCTTCGACGTCGCGCCGGGGCAGGTGATGTTCTCCACTTCCGATGTCGGCTGGGCCGTGGGTCATTCGTACAATGTGTACGGCCCATTGATCGGTGGCGCCACGTCGCTGCTGTACGAAGGCCTGCCGACCCATCCCGGCCCCGGCATCTGGTGGCAGCTGTGCGAACGCTACGGGGTACGCACGATGTTTTCGTCGCCCACCGGCATCCGCGTGCTGAAGAAGCAGGACGCAGGCTGGCTGAAGAAATACGACCTGTCCCGGCTCAAATGGCTGTTCCTTGCCGGCGAACCCTTGGACGAACCTACCGCGCACTGGATCACCGACGGGCTCGGGGTTCCCGTGATCGACAACTACTGGCAAACCGAAACCGGCTGGCCGGCGATTACGCTGATGCCGGGGCTGGACCTGAAGCCGGTGAAGTTCGGTTCGCCCGGGCTGCCTGCGCCGGGCTATCGCATGAAGGTGATCGACGAGGTCACGGGAGAAGAACTGCCGCCGCATGAGAAGGGCGTGCTGGTGTTCGTGCCGCCACTGCCGCCGGGCTGCCTCACCACGGTGTGGGGCGACGACGAGCGCTACGTCACGAGCTACTTCAGCCACTTCAACGAACTGCTTTACAGCTCGCTGGATTGGGCGATCCGCGACGAGAACGGCTACACCAACATCCTCGGACGCACCGACGATGTGATCAATGTGGCAGGGCATCGACTGGGCACGCGCGAGATCGAGGAATCCGTGGCAACGCATCCGGCCTGTGCAGAAGCCGCCGTCGTCGGCATGCAGGACGAACTGAAAGGGCAGGTGCCGGTGGTGTTCGCCACGTTGAGGCAGGGCGTGACCGAGGATCCCGCGAATGTGGCGAAGGCCATGCAGCAGCGCGTATCCGACCAGTTGGGCAAGGTGGCGAAGCCGGCGCGGGTTTATGTGGTCAATGCGTTGCCCAAGACACGCTCGGGCAAGTTGCTGCGGCGGTCGTTGCAGGCCTTGGTGCAGCACGCTGATCCGGGTGATCTTTCGACTTTGGATGATCCGGGGGCGCTGGATGAGGTGCGCAGGGCGTTGGAGAGGGGGCCGGAGCAGGGTGAGTAG
- a CDS encoding YidB family protein, translated as MSFLNDLLGAAQGNQGGGSNLVAIAGQLIDKAGGVQGLVSMLQQHGLGDAVQSWVGTGANQQISGEQLGQALQNGGLGSVLQEAAGKMGVDQGQLLGQLSQMLPHAVDHLTPDGQVPAQGQGGFDLGSLASLAGKLLGGNNAA; from the coding sequence ATGTCTTTCCTCAACGATCTACTCGGCGCCGCGCAGGGCAATCAGGGCGGCGGTTCCAATCTGGTGGCCATTGCCGGCCAGCTCATCGACAAGGCAGGTGGTGTGCAGGGGCTGGTGTCCATGCTGCAGCAGCATGGGCTGGGCGATGCGGTGCAGTCGTGGGTCGGCACGGGCGCCAACCAGCAGATTTCCGGCGAACAGCTGGGGCAGGCGCTGCAGAACGGCGGCCTCGGCTCGGTGCTGCAGGAAGCCGCTGGCAAGATGGGCGTCGACCAGGGCCAGTTGCTCGGCCAGCTTTCGCAGATGCTGCCGCATGCGGTGGACCACCTGACTCCCGACGGCCAGGTGCCGGCGCAGGGGCAGGGCGGGTTCGACCTGGGTTCGCTCGCCTCGCTGGCGGGCAAGCTGCTCGGCGGCAACAACGCCGCCTGA
- a CDS encoding malate dehydrogenase: MKAPVRVAVTGAAGQIGYALLFRIAAGDMLGPDQPVILHLLEITPALPALQGVVMELNDCAFPTLAGVVATDDLNVAFKDVDYALLVGARPRGPGMERKDLLEANGAIFGPQGKALNDHAKRDVRVLVVGNPANTNALIAQQNAPDLDPKCFTAMVRLDHNRALSQLAEKTGKHSTDIKKMTIWGNHSSTQYPDLYHATVDGKPALSLVDQAWYESDFIPTVQQRGAAIIKARGASSAASAASAAVDHMRTWAQGTAEGDWASMGIPSDGSYGIEPGVIYGYPVTVKDGKYAIVQGLDINDFSRARMDATNKELREERAGVEHLFAKK, encoded by the coding sequence ATGAAAGCACCCGTTCGTGTTGCCGTTACCGGCGCTGCCGGCCAGATCGGTTACGCCCTGCTGTTCCGCATCGCCGCAGGCGACATGCTGGGTCCGGACCAGCCGGTGATCCTGCACCTGCTGGAAATCACCCCGGCGCTGCCCGCGCTGCAGGGCGTGGTGATGGAACTCAACGACTGCGCGTTCCCGACGCTGGCTGGTGTGGTCGCCACCGACGACCTCAACGTCGCCTTCAAGGACGTGGATTACGCGCTGCTCGTCGGTGCGCGTCCGCGCGGCCCGGGCATGGAGCGCAAGGACCTGCTGGAAGCCAACGGCGCCATCTTCGGCCCGCAGGGCAAGGCCCTGAACGATCACGCCAAGCGTGACGTGCGCGTGCTGGTGGTCGGCAACCCGGCCAACACCAATGCCCTGATCGCCCAGCAGAACGCCCCGGACCTGGACCCGAAGTGCTTCACCGCGATGGTGCGTCTGGACCACAACCGCGCGCTGTCGCAGCTGGCCGAGAAGACCGGCAAGCACAGCACCGACATCAAGAAGATGACCATCTGGGGCAACCACAGCTCCACCCAGTACCCGGACCTGTACCACGCCACCGTGGACGGCAAGCCGGCGCTGTCGCTGGTCGACCAGGCCTGGTACGAGAGCGATTTCATCCCGACCGTGCAGCAGCGCGGCGCCGCCATCATCAAGGCGCGTGGCGCTTCGTCCGCCGCATCGGCGGCCTCGGCAGCCGTCGACCACATGCGCACCTGGGCGCAGGGCACCGCGGAAGGTGACTGGGCCTCGATGGGCATCCCGTCCGATGGTTCGTACGGCATCGAGCCGGGCGTGATCTACGGCTACCCGGTGACCGTGAAGGATGGCAAGTACGCCATCGTGCAGGGCCTGGACATCAATGATTTCTCGCGTGCCCGCATGGACGCCACCAACAAGGAACTGCGCGAAGAGCGCGCCGGCGTCGAGCACCTGTTCGCCAAGAAGTAA
- a CDS encoding pyridoxal phosphate-dependent aminotransferase, with translation MPQLAQRVGRAKPSAIMVIAEKAKQLKAAGRDIISFSIGVPNFFPGEHVYAAAREALQHDSGQYGSNRGADALLDAFLVHIEKLGFKGYGRTNLSIGIGAKQVLYNLGEALLNEGDEIAFAAPFWTTYRDIADILGAKANILHCGPEQNYKLTPAQLDAALARKPKVFLFNNPSNPTGMVYTRDEIAALADVLAKYPDTWIITDDIYNSMVFDGLGYHNFVHVKPELKDRLIFVDSVSKTYGMPGWRVGLIAGPENVAKAITTLNSNHITSVPEVVTAAAVAAFSGPQDVPQAKCKEFAGKRDVVVNALRAIPGVVCPTPQGAFYAFPDISVAFGKSHNGTRIENDVDFCAALLEAKGVACVPGSAFGEPRAMRISYTCPTAQLQPGLERIQAFFAELT, from the coding sequence ATGCCCCAGCTCGCCCAGCGTGTCGGTCGCGCCAAGCCCAGCGCGATCATGGTCATTGCCGAAAAGGCCAAGCAGCTCAAGGCTGCCGGTCGCGACATCATCAGCTTCTCCATCGGCGTCCCCAATTTCTTTCCTGGCGAGCATGTGTATGCCGCCGCACGCGAAGCGCTCCAGCACGATTCCGGCCAGTACGGCAGCAACCGCGGTGCTGACGCGCTGCTCGATGCCTTCCTGGTGCATATCGAAAAGCTGGGCTTCAAGGGTTATGGCCGCACCAACCTTTCCATTGGCATCGGCGCCAAGCAGGTGCTGTACAACCTGGGCGAAGCGCTGCTGAACGAGGGCGACGAAATCGCCTTTGCCGCGCCGTTCTGGACCACCTACCGCGATATCGCGGACATCCTCGGCGCCAAGGCCAACATCCTGCATTGCGGCCCCGAGCAGAACTACAAGCTCACACCGGCGCAGTTGGATGCGGCGCTGGCGCGCAAGCCCAAGGTGTTTCTGTTCAACAACCCATCCAACCCCACGGGCATGGTCTATACGCGCGATGAAATCGCCGCGTTGGCCGACGTGCTGGCGAAGTATCCGGACACCTGGATCATCACCGACGACATCTACAACTCGATGGTGTTCGACGGGCTGGGCTATCACAACTTCGTGCACGTGAAGCCGGAGCTGAAGGATCGCCTGATCTTCGTCGACTCGGTGTCCAAGACCTATGGCATGCCGGGTTGGCGCGTGGGCCTCATCGCGGGCCCCGAGAACGTGGCCAAGGCCATCACCACGCTCAACTCCAACCACATCACCAGCGTGCCGGAAGTGGTGACGGCCGCCGCCGTGGCCGCGTTCTCCGGTCCGCAGGACGTGCCGCAGGCCAAGTGCAAGGAATTTGCCGGCAAGCGTGACGTGGTCGTCAACGCGCTGCGTGCGATTCCCGGCGTGGTCTGCCCGACCCCGCAGGGCGCGTTCTATGCGTTCCCCGATATCTCCGTGGCCTTCGGCAAGAGCCACAACGGCACGCGCATCGAGAACGACGTGGATTTCTGTGCCGCGCTGCTGGAAGCCAAGGGCGTGGCCTGCGTGCCGGGCTCGGCCTTCGGCGAGCCGCGCGCCATGCGCATTTCCTATACCTGCCCGACCGCACAATTGCAGCCCGGGCTGGAACGTATCCAGGCGTTCTTTGCTGAACTGACCTGA
- a CDS encoding peptidylprolyl isomerase has product MTINVTLNTNRGPIHLRLHDDKTPVTVASFVNLARRGYYDGLSFHRVIADFMIQGGCPEGSGRGGPGYRFEDEFNPSLRHDKPGVLSMANAGPRTNGSQFFITHGATPWLDGKHSVFGEVLGAEDQAVVDAIRQGDVIEKVVVEGDVDALLAAQADRVKEWNTVLDERG; this is encoded by the coding sequence ATGACCATCAACGTCACCCTGAACACCAACCGCGGCCCCATCCATCTGCGCCTGCACGACGACAAGACCCCGGTGACGGTGGCCAGCTTCGTCAACCTGGCCCGTCGCGGTTACTACGATGGCCTTTCGTTCCATCGCGTCATCGCCGACTTCATGATCCAGGGCGGCTGCCCGGAAGGCAGCGGTCGTGGCGGCCCGGGCTACCGCTTCGAGGATGAGTTCAACCCCTCGCTGCGCCATGACAAGCCGGGCGTGCTCTCCATGGCCAATGCCGGCCCGCGCACCAACGGCAGCCAGTTCTTCATCACCCATGGCGCCACGCCGTGGCTCGACGGCAAGCACAGCGTGTTCGGCGAAGTGCTGGGCGCGGAAGACCAGGCCGTGGTCGACGCCATCCGCCAGGGCGACGTGATCGAGAAGGTCGTTGTGGAAGGCGATGTCGATGCGCTGCTGGCCGCCCAGGCCGACCGCGTCAAGGAATGGAACACCGTTCTGGACGAGCGCGGCTGA